In Carya illinoinensis cultivar Pawnee chromosome 7, C.illinoinensisPawnee_v1, whole genome shotgun sequence, the following are encoded in one genomic region:
- the LOC122315290 gene encoding casein kinase 1-like protein HD16 isoform X2: MYRVDRKLGKGGFGQVYVGRRIGPPSANERTVPRAVEVALKFEHRSSKGCNYGPPYEWQVYNALGGSHGVPRVHYKGRHGDYYIMVMDMLGPSLWDVWNNKSHTMSIDMVACIAIEAISILEKIHSRGYVHGDVKPENFLLGTPGTPEEKKLYLVDLGLATRWRDSTTGFHVEYDQRPDVFRGTVRYASVHAHLGRTGSRRDDLESLAYTLVFLLRGRLPWQGYQGENKGFLVCKKKMATSPEALCCFCPHPFRQFVEHIVNLKFDEEPNYAKYISLFDGIVGPNPDIRPINTDGAQKLICQVGHKRGRLTMEEEEDEQPKKKIRMGMPATQWISVYNARRPMKQRYHYNVADVRLSQHIEKGNEDGLFISGVASCTNLWALIMDAGTGFTAQVHELSPYFLHKEWIMEHWEKNYYISAIAGANNGSSLVVMSKGTQYLQQSYKVSESFPFKWINKKWREGFYVTAMGTAGSRWAIVMSRGAGFSDQVVELDFLYPSEGVHRRWDSGYRITSTAATWDQAALVLSVPRRKPADETQETLRTSAFPSTHVKEKWAKNLYIASICYGRTVS; encoded by the exons ATGTACAGAGTAGACAGAAAACTGGGGAAAGGGGGCTTTGGACAAGTTTACGTAGGTCGACGCATTGGGCCTCCTAGTGCAAACGAGAGAACTGTCCCTAGAGCTGTGGag GTAGCTTTAAAATTTGAGCACAGGAGTAGTAAAGGATGCAATTATGGACCACCATATGAGTGGCAAGTTTACAA TGCACTTGGTGGCAGTCATGGTGTTCCACGAGTTCATTATAAGGGCCGGCATGGTGACTACTATATCATG GTCATGGATATGCTTGGGCCAAGTTTGTGGGATGTTTGGAATAACAAGTCACACAC GATGTCTATTGACATGGTTGCATGTATTGCCATTGAGGCTATATCCATATTAGAGAAGATACACTCTAGGGG ATATGTGCACGGGGATGTGAAACCTGAGAATTTCTTGCTTGGTACTCCTGGGACTCCTGAAGAAAAAAAGCTATATCTTGTGGACCTTGGATTAG CCACCCGGTGGCGAGACAGTACAACTGGCTTTCATGTTGAGTATGATCAACGTCCAGATGTCTTCAG GGGAACTGTCCGGTATGCCAGCGTGCATGCTCATCTTGGTAGAACTGGCAGCAGGAGAGATGACTTGGAATCTCTTGCCTACACTCTTGTTTTTCTTCTCCGTGGTCGCTTACCATGGCAAGGATATCAG GGAGAAAATAAAGGATTCCTTGTATGCAAGAAGAAAATGGCCACTTCCCCAGAAGCTCTCTGTTGCTTTTGCCCTCATCCTTTTCGACAGTTTGTTGAGCATATAGTAAATCTGAAGTTTGATGAAGAACCTAACTATGCAAAGTATATCTCCCTCTTTGACGGGATTGTTGGCCCAAATCCAGATATCAGGCCAATAAACACTGATGGTGCTCAGAAG CTTATATGTCAGGTTGGACATAAGAGAGGACGATTGAccatggaggaggaggaggatgaaCAACCTAAAAAGAAGATTCGAATGGGGATGCCTGCAACCCAATGGATTAGTGTCTACAATGCTCGTCGGCCTATGAAGCAAAG ATATCACTATAACGTGGCAGATGTAAGGCTCTCCCAGCACATTGAGAAAGGAAATGAAGATGGATTATTTATTAGTGGCGTGGCTTCATGTACAAACCTCTGGGCCTTAATCATGGATGCTGGCACTGGCTTTACAGCACAAGTTCATGAACTCTCACCCTACTTTCTTCACAAG GAATGGATTATGGAACACTGGGAGAAGAATTACTACATCAGTGCAATAGCAGGGGCAAACAATGGGAGTTCATTAGTTGTAATGTCTAAGG GGACACAGTACTTACAGCAGTCTTATAAAGTCAGCGAATCATTTCCATTCAAGTGGATCAACAAAAAATGGAGGGAGGGGTTTTACGTTACTGCCATGGGCACTGCTGGGAGTAGATGGGCAATTGTTATGTCTCGCGGGGCAGGATTTTCTGACCAG GTTGTGGAACTAGATTTTCTCTATCCTAGTGAAGGTGTTCATCGAAGGTGGGACAGTGGTTACCGCATTACATCAACTGCAGCGACTTGGGACCAGGCTGCTTTAGTTCTAAGTGTTCCTAGAAGAAAACCGGCTGATGAAACTCAAGAGACTCTCCGAACTTCTGCTTTTCCTAGTACACACGTCAAG GAGAAATGGGCAAAGAATCTTTATATTGCATCTATTTGCTATGGTCGAACTGTTTCATGA
- the LOC122315290 gene encoding casein kinase 1-like protein HD16 isoform X1, whose product MPELRSRERRNRPSNNPDPSPITHQPGLHNHKNLPPALRTRQRRETGRNRRNNKNAIGAGERNIVKSEDEERGGEEEIRVSREGTGERAMDEYDSGGDKGPGAEDEGSAAPLPEKVQVGGSPMYRVDRKLGKGGFGQVYVGRRIGPPSANERTVPRAVEVALKFEHRSSKGCNYGPPYEWQVYNALGGSHGVPRVHYKGRHGDYYIMVMDMLGPSLWDVWNNKSHTMSIDMVACIAIEAISILEKIHSRGYVHGDVKPENFLLGTPGTPEEKKLYLVDLGLATRWRDSTTGFHVEYDQRPDVFRGTVRYASVHAHLGRTGSRRDDLESLAYTLVFLLRGRLPWQGYQGENKGFLVCKKKMATSPEALCCFCPHPFRQFVEHIVNLKFDEEPNYAKYISLFDGIVGPNPDIRPINTDGAQKLICQVGHKRGRLTMEEEEDEQPKKKIRMGMPATQWISVYNARRPMKQRYHYNVADVRLSQHIEKGNEDGLFISGVASCTNLWALIMDAGTGFTAQVHELSPYFLHKEWIMEHWEKNYYISAIAGANNGSSLVVMSKGTQYLQQSYKVSESFPFKWINKKWREGFYVTAMGTAGSRWAIVMSRGAGFSDQVVELDFLYPSEGVHRRWDSGYRITSTAATWDQAALVLSVPRRKPADETQETLRTSAFPSTHVKEKWAKNLYIASICYGRTVS is encoded by the exons ATGCCTGAGCTCCGTAGCCGAGAACGCAGAAACCGCCCATCCAACAACCCTGACCCGAGCCCGATTACCCATCAACCAGGACTCCACAACCATAAGAACCTTCCTCCAGCTCTACGTACTCGCCAGAGAAGGGAAACCGGACGGAATCGGAGGAATAATAAGAACGCGATCGGCGCTGGTGAGCGGAATATTGTGAAGAGCGAAGACGAAGAAAgaggaggagaggaagagattAGGGTTTCCAGAGAGGGAACCGGGGAAAGAGCCATGGATGAGTACGATAGCGGCGGCGATAAGGGGCCCGGAGCCGAGGATGAGGGCAGCGCTGCGCCTCTTCCTGaaaag GTTCAAGTTGGTGGTTCCCCGATGTACAGAGTAGACAGAAAACTGGGGAAAGGGGGCTTTGGACAAGTTTACGTAGGTCGACGCATTGGGCCTCCTAGTGCAAACGAGAGAACTGTCCCTAGAGCTGTGGag GTAGCTTTAAAATTTGAGCACAGGAGTAGTAAAGGATGCAATTATGGACCACCATATGAGTGGCAAGTTTACAA TGCACTTGGTGGCAGTCATGGTGTTCCACGAGTTCATTATAAGGGCCGGCATGGTGACTACTATATCATG GTCATGGATATGCTTGGGCCAAGTTTGTGGGATGTTTGGAATAACAAGTCACACAC GATGTCTATTGACATGGTTGCATGTATTGCCATTGAGGCTATATCCATATTAGAGAAGATACACTCTAGGGG ATATGTGCACGGGGATGTGAAACCTGAGAATTTCTTGCTTGGTACTCCTGGGACTCCTGAAGAAAAAAAGCTATATCTTGTGGACCTTGGATTAG CCACCCGGTGGCGAGACAGTACAACTGGCTTTCATGTTGAGTATGATCAACGTCCAGATGTCTTCAG GGGAACTGTCCGGTATGCCAGCGTGCATGCTCATCTTGGTAGAACTGGCAGCAGGAGAGATGACTTGGAATCTCTTGCCTACACTCTTGTTTTTCTTCTCCGTGGTCGCTTACCATGGCAAGGATATCAG GGAGAAAATAAAGGATTCCTTGTATGCAAGAAGAAAATGGCCACTTCCCCAGAAGCTCTCTGTTGCTTTTGCCCTCATCCTTTTCGACAGTTTGTTGAGCATATAGTAAATCTGAAGTTTGATGAAGAACCTAACTATGCAAAGTATATCTCCCTCTTTGACGGGATTGTTGGCCCAAATCCAGATATCAGGCCAATAAACACTGATGGTGCTCAGAAG CTTATATGTCAGGTTGGACATAAGAGAGGACGATTGAccatggaggaggaggaggatgaaCAACCTAAAAAGAAGATTCGAATGGGGATGCCTGCAACCCAATGGATTAGTGTCTACAATGCTCGTCGGCCTATGAAGCAAAG ATATCACTATAACGTGGCAGATGTAAGGCTCTCCCAGCACATTGAGAAAGGAAATGAAGATGGATTATTTATTAGTGGCGTGGCTTCATGTACAAACCTCTGGGCCTTAATCATGGATGCTGGCACTGGCTTTACAGCACAAGTTCATGAACTCTCACCCTACTTTCTTCACAAG GAATGGATTATGGAACACTGGGAGAAGAATTACTACATCAGTGCAATAGCAGGGGCAAACAATGGGAGTTCATTAGTTGTAATGTCTAAGG GGACACAGTACTTACAGCAGTCTTATAAAGTCAGCGAATCATTTCCATTCAAGTGGATCAACAAAAAATGGAGGGAGGGGTTTTACGTTACTGCCATGGGCACTGCTGGGAGTAGATGGGCAATTGTTATGTCTCGCGGGGCAGGATTTTCTGACCAG GTTGTGGAACTAGATTTTCTCTATCCTAGTGAAGGTGTTCATCGAAGGTGGGACAGTGGTTACCGCATTACATCAACTGCAGCGACTTGGGACCAGGCTGCTTTAGTTCTAAGTGTTCCTAGAAGAAAACCGGCTGATGAAACTCAAGAGACTCTCCGAACTTCTGCTTTTCCTAGTACACACGTCAAG GAGAAATGGGCAAAGAATCTTTATATTGCATCTATTTGCTATGGTCGAACTGTTTCATGA
- the LOC122315291 gene encoding protein SAWADEE HOMEODOMAIN HOMOLOG 1-like isoform X1, which translates to MDRLLRPRERHVFSGFTKPEIDKMETMLEESEEQLLNQEFCKKIAKKFNRSSGRAGKPIVKWTEVHSWFQNRQKDAPKNMHVLPKVSPSNGTNAISQVPKEDGSKAGARIPDLSDLEFEARSSKDGAWYDVDIFIGHRFLGTGEVEVRVRFVGFGAEEDEWVNVKKSVRQRSIPLDHSECHKVKEGDLVLCFQERRDCLIYYDAHVLEIQRRLHDIRGCRCLFLIRYDHDNTEERVRLRRLCGVRC; encoded by the exons ATGGACCGTCTTCTTCGTCCAAGAGAACGGCACGTCTTTTCTGGCTTTACAAAGCCTGAG ATTGATAAAATGGAGACAATGCTAGAGGAATCAGAAGAACAGTTGCTTAACcaagaattttgtaaaaaaattgcaaaaaagtTCAA TCGCTCATCTGGTCGTGCTGGGAAACCGATTGTTAAATGGACTGAg GTACATAGTTGGTTCCAAAATCGACAGAAAGATGCACCCAAAAACATGCATGTGCTCCCAAAAGTTAGCCCTTCGAATGGGACTAATGCAATCTCACAAGTGCCAAAAG AAGATGGTTCAAAAGCAGGAGCGAGGATCCCAGACTTATCAGATTTGGAATTTGAGGCAAGGTCGTCAAAGGATGGGGCATG GTATGATGTTGATATCTTCATTGGTCACAGATTTCTTGGTACTGGTGAAGTT GAAGTTCGTGTCAGATTTGTTGGATTTGGTGCTGAGGAGGACGAGTGGGTCAACGTGAAAAAGTCAGTGCGACAACGTTCCATCCCTCTAGATCATTCAGAGTGCCATAAAGTGAAGGAAGGAGACCTCGTCCTCTGCTTCCAG GAGAGAAGAGATTGCTTGATCTACTATGATGCCCATGTTTTAGAAATCCAACGGAGACTGCATGATATAAGGGGTTGCAGGTGTCTTTTCTTGATACGGTACGATCACGACAACACTGAG GAGAGAGTTCGTTTGAGGAGATTATGCGGCGTGCGGTGCTAA
- the LOC122315291 gene encoding protein SAWADEE HOMEODOMAIN HOMOLOG 1-like isoform X2 — protein sequence MDRLLRPRERHVFSGFTKPEIDKMETMLEESEEQLLNQEFCKKIAKKFNRSSGRAGKPIVKWTEVHSWFQNRQKDAPKNMHVLPKVSPSNGTNAISQVPKDGSKAGARIPDLSDLEFEARSSKDGAWYDVDIFIGHRFLGTGEVEVRVRFVGFGAEEDEWVNVKKSVRQRSIPLDHSECHKVKEGDLVLCFQERRDCLIYYDAHVLEIQRRLHDIRGCRCLFLIRYDHDNTEERVRLRRLCGVRC from the exons ATGGACCGTCTTCTTCGTCCAAGAGAACGGCACGTCTTTTCTGGCTTTACAAAGCCTGAG ATTGATAAAATGGAGACAATGCTAGAGGAATCAGAAGAACAGTTGCTTAACcaagaattttgtaaaaaaattgcaaaaaagtTCAA TCGCTCATCTGGTCGTGCTGGGAAACCGATTGTTAAATGGACTGAg GTACATAGTTGGTTCCAAAATCGACAGAAAGATGCACCCAAAAACATGCATGTGCTCCCAAAAGTTAGCCCTTCGAATGGGACTAATGCAATCTCACAAGTGCCAAAAG ATGGTTCAAAAGCAGGAGCGAGGATCCCAGACTTATCAGATTTGGAATTTGAGGCAAGGTCGTCAAAGGATGGGGCATG GTATGATGTTGATATCTTCATTGGTCACAGATTTCTTGGTACTGGTGAAGTT GAAGTTCGTGTCAGATTTGTTGGATTTGGTGCTGAGGAGGACGAGTGGGTCAACGTGAAAAAGTCAGTGCGACAACGTTCCATCCCTCTAGATCATTCAGAGTGCCATAAAGTGAAGGAAGGAGACCTCGTCCTCTGCTTCCAG GAGAGAAGAGATTGCTTGATCTACTATGATGCCCATGTTTTAGAAATCCAACGGAGACTGCATGATATAAGGGGTTGCAGGTGTCTTTTCTTGATACGGTACGATCACGACAACACTGAG GAGAGAGTTCGTTTGAGGAGATTATGCGGCGTGCGGTGCTAA